One genomic window of Cupriavidus sp. P-10 includes the following:
- the ltrA gene encoding group II intron reverse transcriptase/maturase — translation MMNGREKSDSAIVAMKLANKVGKPAAEWVERRAGAKGNAGQPHTCRAQNRESVPQGLERVRHAARQRKKERFTALSHHVTVDLLREAFFALKRKAAPGVDGLTWQDYEAGLEEHLQALHAAVQSGAYRALPVRRRYIPKPDGKQRPLGIAALEDKIVQRAVVEVLNAIYEEDFLGFSYGFRPRRSQHDALDALAVGITSTPVNWIFDADIRGFFDSVSQTWLIRFLEHRIGDERIIRLVRKWLKAGVLEDGEWSVSETGTPQGAVASPLLANIYLHYVFDLWAEQWRRREAKGNVIILRYADDIVVGFAHEADARRFWDALRSRFEQFSLALHPDKTRLLEFGRYAAANRARRGLGKPETFTFLGFIYICGKSRRGSFQLQRKTRGDRMRAKLKQVKEQLRQRMHEPIPLQGRWLKQVVSGYFAYHAVPTNSRALGAFRHHVTELWRRTLRRRSQKDGMTWERIAKIADAWLPKPRILHPWPDRRFAVNHPRWEPGARIGPAGICAGGAQ, via the coding sequence ATGATGAACGGACGAGAGAAGTCAGACTCCGCCATAGTAGCGATGAAGCTTGCGAACAAAGTCGGGAAACCGGCCGCGGAGTGGGTGGAGCGAAGGGCGGGGGCCAAGGGGAACGCGGGTCAGCCACACACGTGCCGGGCACAGAACCGGGAAAGCGTGCCACAGGGGCTGGAACGTGTACGACACGCTGCAAGGCAGCGGAAGAAGGAGCGGTTCACCGCGCTTTCGCACCATGTCACAGTTGATTTGCTCCGGGAGGCATTCTTCGCGCTCAAGCGCAAGGCGGCGCCTGGGGTGGACGGCCTGACGTGGCAGGACTACGAGGCCGGCTTGGAAGAGCATCTTCAAGCTTTGCACGCGGCAGTTCAGAGCGGAGCGTACCGGGCACTGCCAGTACGGCGACGGTATATACCGAAGCCGGATGGCAAGCAGCGTCCGCTGGGGATCGCCGCGCTGGAGGACAAAATTGTCCAGCGAGCGGTGGTCGAGGTGCTGAACGCGATCTACGAGGAGGACTTCCTCGGGTTCTCGTACGGCTTCCGGCCCAGGCGCAGCCAGCACGATGCGCTGGATGCACTGGCGGTAGGGATCACCAGCACCCCGGTGAACTGGATTTTCGACGCCGACATTCGGGGCTTCTTTGACTCGGTAAGCCAGACTTGGCTGATCCGCTTCCTTGAGCACCGGATCGGCGACGAACGCATCATCCGCCTTGTGCGCAAGTGGCTCAAGGCGGGCGTTCTGGAGGATGGAGAATGGAGCGTCAGCGAGACAGGCACGCCTCAGGGCGCGGTGGCATCGCCACTGCTCGCCAATATATACCTGCACTACGTCTTCGATCTCTGGGCCGAGCAATGGCGACGGCGAGAAGCCAAAGGCAACGTCATCATCCTGCGCTATGCGGATGACATCGTTGTTGGCTTTGCGCATGAAGCCGACGCACGGCGCTTCTGGGATGCACTGCGTTCGAGGTTTGAGCAGTTCTCGCTTGCGCTTCACCCGGACAAGACCCGGCTGCTCGAGTTTGGTCGCTACGCAGCGGCCAACCGGGCGCGCCGAGGGCTTGGCAAGCCGGAGACCTTCACCTTCTTGGGCTTCATTTACATATGCGGGAAATCCCGTCGCGGGTCCTTCCAACTTCAACGAAAGACTCGTGGCGACCGTATGAGAGCAAAGCTCAAGCAGGTTAAGGAGCAGTTACGACAGCGCATGCATGAACCGATCCCCTTACAAGGGAGATGGCTCAAGCAGGTGGTCAGTGGCTACTTCGCGTATCACGCGGTGCCCACGAACTCGCGGGCACTTGGCGCCTTCCGTCACCACGTCACTGAACTCTGGCGACGCACGCTACGGCGGCGCAGTCAGAAGGATGGCATGACCTGGGAGCGGATTGCCAAGATCGCTGACGCCTGGCTCCCGAAACCTCGAATCCTTCATCCGTGGCCTGACCGGCGCTTTGCCGTCAATCACCCAAGGTGGGAGCCCGGTGCCCGAATCGGGCCCGCCGGGATCTGTGCGGGGGGTGCCCAGTAA
- a CDS encoding EAL domain-containing protein, translating to MAKALNLRIVAEGVETADQVRYLREQGVDWGQGWWYAKPMRADDFQSFVEQCNGSTGGSGFCCTAGSGNSSYTSTGSKGK from the coding sequence ATGGCCAAGGCTCTAAATTTGCGAATCGTGGCTGAGGGCGTGGAGACTGCCGACCAAGTCCGGTACCTCCGCGAACAAGGTGTGGATTGGGGGCAGGGATGGTGGTATGCAAAGCCAATGCGAGCAGACGATTTCCAGTCTTTCGTCGAACAATGCAACGGGTCAACCGGAGGTAGTGGCTTTTGTTGCACCGCAGGCAGTGGAAACTCGTCGTATACATCGACCGGAAGCAAAGGTAAATGA
- a CDS encoding IS110 family transposase, producing the protein MQITTIGIDLAKNVLQVHGANERGKMVLRKQLRREQVAAFFANLPSCLIGMEACGSAHHWARKLQALGHTVRLMAPQFVKPYVKSNKNDAADAQAICEAVTRPTMRFVPIKNIEQQTVLSLHRVRQGFIKARTAQANQIRGLLAEYGLVVPQGIAYIALRVPDLIEDATNDLPGTFRQLIDRLLEHLKLLDQQVKEIEAQIKAWHRDDEISRRLEQVPGIGPITASALAATVGDAKNFDNGRQLAAWLGLVPRQHSSGGKAKLLGMSKRGDAYLRTLLIHGARSVIYRATQRNDRDSWLVKLTTRRNANVAAVALANKTARIVWALLAHDRQFRPDYTPAIAAA; encoded by the coding sequence ATGCAAATTACGACAATTGGGATCGACCTGGCCAAGAATGTGCTACAGGTCCACGGCGCAAACGAGCGAGGCAAGATGGTGCTGCGCAAGCAGTTGCGGCGTGAGCAAGTTGCAGCGTTCTTCGCCAACCTCCCGAGTTGCCTGATCGGGATGGAGGCGTGCGGCAGTGCACACCACTGGGCCCGTAAGCTGCAGGCGCTAGGGCATACGGTCCGGCTGATGGCGCCGCAGTTTGTGAAGCCTTATGTCAAGAGCAACAAGAACGATGCGGCCGATGCACAAGCCATTTGCGAGGCTGTAACGCGGCCCACGATGCGATTTGTACCGATCAAGAACATCGAACAGCAGACAGTCCTCTCTCTCCATCGCGTGCGCCAGGGCTTCATAAAGGCTCGCACCGCTCAGGCCAACCAGATCCGTGGCCTGCTGGCTGAGTACGGTCTCGTTGTGCCACAAGGCATTGCCTATATCGCCCTACGTGTGCCGGATCTGATCGAGGATGCGACGAACGATTTGCCTGGCACATTCCGCCAGCTTATCGACCGTCTGCTCGAGCACCTAAAATTGCTCGATCAACAGGTCAAAGAGATCGAGGCACAAATTAAGGCTTGGCATCGTGACGACGAAATCAGCCGACGACTCGAGCAGGTGCCTGGAATCGGACCGATCACAGCGAGCGCGCTGGCTGCGACGGTGGGCGATGCAAAGAACTTCGACAACGGAAGGCAACTCGCGGCGTGGCTGGGACTTGTGCCTCGACAACATTCCAGCGGCGGCAAGGCAAAGTTGCTTGGCATGAGTAAAAGAGGTGATGCATACCTTCGAACCTTGCTCATCCACGGAGCGCGGTCGGTAATCTATCGAGCGACGCAGAGGAACGACCGTGATAGTTGGCTGGTCAAGCTGACAACGCGCCGAAACGCTAACGTCGCGGCGGTCGCCTTGGCCAACAAAACAGCTAGAATCGTTTGGGCTTTGCTTGCGCACGACCGTCAGTTCCGACCCGACTACACGCCTGCTATCGCAGCCGCGTAG
- a CDS encoding transposase — MPGVSVSKLALEHGLNVNMVFRWRRMLRAGQLGIPHVGDTPVLFPVVVRGPGVEASLTGKPCERPEALPAGVIRLHLAKGQVSIEGRVDPETLRMIVQWLS, encoded by the coding sequence GTGCCAGGCGTCTCGGTTTCAAAGCTGGCGCTGGAACACGGTCTAAACGTGAACATGGTCTTTCGGTGGCGTCGCATGCTTCGAGCAGGCCAACTAGGGATCCCCCATGTTGGTGACACCCCAGTGCTGTTCCCCGTTGTAGTCAGAGGCCCCGGAGTCGAAGCGTCGCTCACGGGCAAGCCATGCGAGCGGCCGGAAGCGTTGCCAGCAGGAGTCATCCGATTGCACCTGGCCAAGGGCCAGGTGAGCATTGAAGGCCGAGTCGATCCAGAAACCCTGCGTATGATCGTGCAATGGCTGAGCTGA
- the tnpB gene encoding IS66 family insertion sequence element accessory protein TnpB (TnpB, as the term is used for proteins encoded by IS66 family insertion elements, is considered an accessory protein, since TnpC, encoded by a neighboring gene, is a DDE family transposase.): MMEPPANTRIWVAAGFTDMRCGFDGLAAKVQMVLQKDPFSGHVFIFRGKRGDLLKCLYWRDGGLCLFAKRLERGRFAWPRAEGGVVALTNAQLGLLLEGFDWRQPINAARPCSAL; encoded by the coding sequence ATGATGGAGCCGCCGGCGAACACCCGGATCTGGGTTGCTGCAGGATTTACTGACATGCGATGTGGTTTCGATGGCCTAGCTGCCAAAGTGCAGATGGTCCTGCAGAAAGACCCATTCTCTGGCCACGTTTTTATCTTCAGGGGCAAACGTGGTGATCTGCTCAAGTGTCTGTACTGGCGGGACGGTGGCTTGTGCCTGTTCGCCAAACGTTTGGAACGGGGTAGGTTCGCCTGGCCGCGTGCCGAAGGTGGCGTGGTGGCCCTGACGAATGCGCAACTTGGCCTTCTGTTGGAGGGGTTCGACTGGCGGCAACCCATCAATGCGGCCCGTCCGTGCAGTGCTTTGTAA